Genomic DNA from Eleutherodactylus coqui strain aEleCoq1 chromosome 8, aEleCoq1.hap1, whole genome shotgun sequence:
cggtcaaaagatacaGCCAGAGCTATCTTTTCCGGTTGGGTATGTGCAATTTTTTCCAGCGCAATATTGTTATGTGGCTAAATATTGGTCATCTGAACAAATCCACTGGaggccaatgcttcagatggtcgcgattggCTGCTGGCGTAAAAACGTGGTTAAATAGCCGCATAAAGACACTCGTGTGCATAAAGcctaaaaagaaacatttttattttttatggaaaCCATTAAAGAAATTCCTTTTGAGTATTAAAAAGATACTCACAATCCCAAAAATATTGACATTTTTGACTCGTTTCTGGTGCAGTCAGCAAATAATAAATATCATCATCTTCTCAATACTCAGAAAGGGGCTTCAAATCTGTATTTCTTCCAAACCTTTAAGTGAGTTGCACTTTCCTGGATACGTCTGGTCAAACGTGTCCCTGCTCTCCCTACTGGGTTTAGGAGGGGCTGGTGAACTGGCGTTCTTTTTGCCCCCTTCCGTTGCCATTTGCATGTCGGGTGCAGCGCCAACCTGCAGCCACAAGGCCTGAGCTCAGCGATAAGGGACTACATTTCAGCATACAGAGTTTAAACAGACTTTTATTGGCCAGCTATATGAACCACCGATATATAGAAACATGATGGGGTGCTTTAGAAACACTTCATAGCAATCAGTCTTGGAACGGCTTTCATTTACACGCCTGCCTTAGAAAATTGACAGGTTTGATAGCAACACCAACATACCGGTTTTTAGGGATCGGATCCGGTTTGGACGTTCCTTTGTGCACATAATTAATAGCGACATGTAGCCAACTAGAACTCAGGCAATTTTTAAGTGGGTTGTAGGAAATTGTAGAGGATGAAAGGTCCTTTCTGAGTGATGCCACTTCTGCTCACTGGCtgggtctggtattgcaactcaaccTCATGCACGTGGGCATATCAGAGCTGCAATTCCAGACACACGTCTGACGGACCAGAGGGGCACAAGGAATTCTAGTTTCCCAAAACCCATTTACGCTCCAAGATGGTCTTGTGGATCTGAGCCTTTATGTAAGACACAGTATACTGGGTGTCCCCTATAACCTTGTGACAGGGAGGTCGGCTTCATCACATTGCTGATGCCATCGAGCTGTCAAATTCAAGTAGTTTAAAGCACTATTTTCTCTGCCCCAACTGGAATCCAATCAGGTTCCCTGCTGCCCATTAAAACCAACCCCACCCCAGGAAAGGTGCCAGGTATGGTCTTGGGACAAGCCTGGTTTGTGCTCTTAACTGTTATCTGTCAGCTCAGTTTGTTCCTCCAGTCCTGTTCATCAGTCAGTGGCTACTCCATTTACATCCTGGTGGGATCACCTTTTTCAGGGCAGTGTTCTGCTGTCCAGTGAAATGGTCCGTGCCGTGACAAGCAGTAAACAGCCATACACAACACAGAGTTATGTTATCTAGTAATTTATGGTGaatgcagacaaaaaaaaaaaaaaatggcaaaaaggcACAACAAATGTTTGGTGAAGATCCAAATCATCCGAGCATATCATCGACTTAACTGAAGAGTCAACCTGACAGGACAAAGTTGTTCTGTACTGTGCCGGACACCTCCACTTCATCAGACAGCAGAGCaccgccctgaaaagggcgaTCCCACCAGGATGTGTCAGTGAAAAAGACGCCGATTAACATCCAAGCTGACCGGTAACATTAGATCTATACAGTAGCAAAGGCCACAGTTTTGACTTCCTCTGAGCAAAATTCCATGTTTAATGTTTGGACAGCGGCACGACACACCGATTTTACAAGATCCAAAGTACATCAAATTCTGAGGGGGGACAATCTTTATCCATATCATAAAACCCCACAGCTGCAACTTTATCCTGGAGATGCAGAGCGTCACATTATATACTGAGAGTAACCATCATGGAAGGTGGAACAGGATCTGGATTTTACTACCTTCATCATATGGACTGAAGAGCCCAAATTCAACAGAGATAAGGTATTCACCGTGTCTGAGCAAGATAGAACACAGAGTCATGCAGTGACGGTTCAGCATGAAGGTCTGGCTAGGTACGTTTGGCCAACATCTAAAATCGGTCCAGTCCTTTATGAGGAAAAGCTAACGGAGAACGACACCTTTACTGAAGGATTATCCCTCGCAGTTTCATAGGCCACACTTTCAGCTGCAACCCCATGATGCTTTTATGGGCTGCGTCATGGCATGGCATGGCCTGCTGAAAAAGCCTATGCTATACCAGTGAACGACGTGATCACCCTGCGTAATGGGTGCAGTTGGACAATTGCTGACGGACAAATCAATTGCTGTTAATACCAATGCGTCCTTTGCGCACAGCTATGCATTTCAGCAGGACACGTCGAGAACCTGCTGACGGAAGCCATTTGTTCTTCCTGCATTGAAATCAAGCAATTACAAAGTGTATTTCATGCTTAAAATTAGTTTTCACCCAGCTTGCCATACAATGAGTTTTCTCTCATTACACATCAGCAATGTGATGAAGCTTAGGTCATGATTTGCCCCGTCACAACTTTAACTAGGACACCCCATATAGGAGCAAGCCGCAGGATCAATGCCAATCACAATTCATTGCTGCACCTCGTATGGCCTCTGACTGCAGATATCCGGCTTCTAAACAGTAAAGACAAGCACTGCCCACGAGCCATAAGATACATTGTATGATTTATTCCATAGCACTGCATTTGTCCGTTCCACCGATCCCAGCACGACTCTGCTTTTATAAAGAAAATGACAGTTTCAGTGCCAACGTGACATCCCGGTTTTGTACTGAAGAGAGTAAGTGTACAAAATCACCGCGTCGgtaataaatattgcatattaaAAGAAAGTCCACTGTAATTAAATAAATTGATAGAGGTGTTTATATTGGCTGTGCCGCTAACATACAAGACAATCACACAATAGGGGTGGGGTAGGGGGTGGAGGAATCCCAAATCTTCATGATAGGCAGAATTCTTGCTGTCGGGATTGGCTGTGACATTAAGCTATGGAGGAATAGTGACAAGTAGGGTGACACAGGGTATCTGATAGGTTGATCTGCTTGGCTGTCACATTGTAAGAAAACCATGTGCTTGCTTGGCATTCAtagaaagaataaaaaatatatatatagcagagctGGGTAGGTTTGCCGACATTCACTCTATTTCACTATTCGTTTCAGCTACCCCCGTGACATAATTTATTTAGAGCAAACACTTAATTCTTCCATCATCTGAATAAGAGGACAGCTCATTACCGCTGCTCAGAAATGACTCTTCAGAGACTCGGATCATGGAATGAAGTCTTTTGGGCTCCAGTTTTTATTGTTCTGATTCATGCAGCTCCTAAAATCAAATATTTTCTCCTGCTCAATCTAGCTCGATGGGACTGCTGTCGTCCTGCCCGTCTTCCACGTCTTCGTCCTCATCCCCGGCTCCCATTAGGCTATTTAACAGATTACcttcagaagaagaaaaaaaatcatatatatatttaaaggggagttatggaaatgctgtggattctccaCAATGGAGTTAGCTGCATAAGATCTGCAGTGTTTTACAATGTGAGCAATATGGATGGATTTACGAgatggtgcagaaaaaaaataagtaaagtcTATAGTGTAAATTGACCAACTTTGTGGATTTTAAGCTTGCAGCATgtgaatttatgctgtggattttcccagcagatttcacccttgcaaatggggaagggggagaaatccactgcaaaatccacaccatttggtgtggattgtgCCGTTGTCTAAAGTTCACAGCAGATCCAACATGTGCAGATAGGTCATCGCTCCAGTGCCTTCACAGAGGAGCGATAGCCGTTCATTGAATGGAGGTGGACAGCgcaggagatctcttccagcttccGGCCTCCATTCAGTGCAAACAGCCAGCCATTCAAAgatcaacaactgcctgtttatactggagagagaagtcgctcactagtcactttgttGCAGCGACCTGAAAAAGAACGACTCCCGACTATCGAACAAGTTCTCACTCAGTCCCCTGTTGGGTGCCATGTTGACAGGGCCAACAGCCGCCCAAAATTGCTCATTTGGGTGATTATTCGTGCATttatttgcccatgtgaaagtaCAGTTTTCTTCATTGAAGCTGATAGGATGGCATGGCAAGAATGGGGCATGCTGATGCGGGTATAGATGCCCCAATGaataaaatgcacataaaaaAAGAATGATTTAAGAGGGCCTGTCATGTTGTAAAATGAGCTCTACAGCTGCAGCAGCTCCAGCAgcattttttctcctttttccatACCTGCCTCCATTGACCCATATGGACTCTTCTTGGCTGACTCCCAGTACCGTGAATCGATCAAGTGGGCGCTCCCCACCATTGTCAATTGGTGATGCTGGACTTGATTGACACTGAACGGTGGGGaacacccacttgacagattcacaggGCTGGAAGTTGAATCCAAGAAGCGCCAGAAAGGACAAATAGAAACAAgtatgggaaaaaaaaccaaaaaaaaaaaaacactgtctgCCACAGCTACACAGCTATGCAACCAGTCCCGCTTACTTTacaacatgacaggtcctctttaaactgCAGTATGTTCAATATGTGCTAATAAGTGGTGCacttgtctggtattgtagttTTGGCTTGAATGTGGCCGTGCTGCAATACAAGACATCCcgagctgtcatctccctggcttggttttgaattccTGTGTaactaagcactgtgattggatcgagcgccagccaatcacagccggcactcgactaaacaatcacaggcattcagtgatggcattcactgaatggctgtgaatgatcaagcgccagcTACGATtgtctggcgctcgatccaatcacagcgcttagttacacagcgctgatggcggggaaaCTCAAAAGCGAGCCAGGGTGATTACAGccgggagaagtctcaagcaacTTGCCGCACcgctgtttttttcccccctcactcGAGCATAAGCCGAGGGTAGCTTTGTCAGCACTTTtttttgcgctaaaaaaaaacTTGGCTTATACGTGAGTATATACGGCAATCCATGGACATGAGTGATGCAgtttctgagggggggggggcgcgacggATCTTTTCAGGAAATCCCCTTCAGTTGTAGCACTGTACTCAACACTGACACTTTTTCCAACTCACCTAATAATCCCCCATAGGAAGACGATTGTTTAGGAGGTACGCCAAAGAAAATCTGTCCTATCCTATCCAAATACTGCAAAAGAGAAGAAAAGTTGTAACCTTGATAAACAATATTATGCGCAGTGTAACCAGATATCCTGTGATTGCATGAAGGTTGGGAGCCGTTCACATCACTCTCATAATGCACATTTAACATATATGATAAACGTACACGAGAAAAACTGGATACCAACGTATGCAATTTTCCACACGCGTACGTTTAAGTGTATGCATTAAAATATAGCCATGACAGTCTGATACTGCATATACGTTTTTACTGAAGAGTCTTctaggggttgtccggttacttttCCAAACGTCAGCTGCATCTGTGTGAAAACAAATTAAGCAGTACTTACCTTCCATTGGCATCActgcccgttctcctggcatggGCACTCACTTCCTGGGAGCCATGACGGCAGGAGTTCTGATTGGCGATGCTGTGACCTCCAATTAGCAAAGAGCAGTCACCTGACTATGCTGCAGCAAGAGACCAGCAGGGCTGCAACGCTGAGTTGCCGAAGCCAAGGACGGGCAAGTACTGCTGTGAATTTGCTATTTTCACACAGATGCATCTGACATAGAAGTTCAaaaagtaaccggacaacccctttaaataaagttttgtGGTTGAACACTTTTTGCCTAGGTATACGCAAACAAAGCGTTATAAAGTCTATACGtctcctattgactgcaatgtacAAAATAAATCTAAACAAAGAGCTTACACAAGCATATACCTGGTATACTACACTACCCTATCCTACAAGAAGAGCTTACACAAGCATAAGGGAGCTCCAAACGTAATCAGACGCACGCACTTACGAACCATGTCTGACCAATTGTAGTCAATGGTTACGTTGAGTAACACGTTTCAATATTCTTTTAATCAGGCGCATACAACAGATAGCTAAAATAGCATGTGAAGACCCCCCCTAGTCTTAAGGTCCCCAAACACATCAGACTTTAGTTGTCCCCACCGGCTGAATGTGCATATTGGCGCAGGCCTCTTACCCCTACTGTTTCCTTGAaccgattactacatgtaaccgtggttttgtttctgttcccctgtcttgtaagcgctgcggaatatgttggcactatataaataaagattattatctggCTCTGCCACTAATGACAAATGGTGTcaggggaaagaaggattggggatgttgaatttcaaaGCCCAATACCGTGGTTCCTTGAGAAATAAGCTGGTTGACTacggcttacctccctaaatgTTCAGCTGAGCTGGGGCAGCCGGGGATAACAGTTGTTGAATGTGTGTGGGCAGCCTTAGTCTTAGCACCTAAAAAACACTATATAGTGCCATGTGCACCGAATATTGGCACCTGCCAAGTCTGTTTAGGCCCCCTGCCCACTGCCGTTGGATATTCCGCCGCGGTGGAGCGGGGCTGtcagttctctgtggtgagcctatatgacagataggctcaccgcagggaatcgtggcatgccacgaCTTAGATCCTGCACgtggaaaatcgctatgattctctgctcgaggATACCGTGGCTGCTTTTTCTATAGCAAACGGATTATCACCccaggtaacgcaatgaacgacatggacaggcagccttaggaaaTCATTGCATGCTCCAAAATATAACAATTCTGTAGTATCTTCCATTATAATTCTACActttgttattcctcctagaaagagatgaataaattgacaaccgcCGTTATTAGATGGAGGTGTATCCTTACTCTGTTGCTGTCCAATCAGAGGGGACAGACCCTATTGAGAAGGTGAATCGTTACACCCAGTAGTCAATTTATTCATGCATTTACAAAAAGGAATAAAATTAGGAACATCATAAGGTAGGATTTTGAGAAACCATGTTCCTAAGGCGTTACTGAGGCAGACAAGTTAGGAGAGCTGCCGATAGATCCTCAGGATTTACTGACGcacaaaatgggaaaaaaataaaataaataactgaaaaacatggagggtgatctgctttagggtcgccgagggtcgtgaatgactttGTATGTTTCCATAGAAAATCGGCAATTTTTTAACAAgaattttatacaaaaaaaaaaaaaaaaaaaaaaaaatcggacttgcagtgatttttcaaattCAGACTAGCGGTCTAAGAGAAGAGTGGTATGTGCAGGTTATTTCTGTGCAAATTTAGCCTAAGAAGTGAAAAGCTGCTAGAAAAGATCCGTGAAGCACATCTGCAGCCTACGAAGAAAACGCATAATATATCAGTTCACGTCCAGGGTCAGACTACCCAATTAAAGGAATGGTGCTGCACGGAGAATCGATCATTAGACGTGATGCTTTAAAAGAACGTCTTGTGAGAAACACATCACTGTCTTGTTCTTCCTGACCTGCACCAAGATATATTAATGCAGCCCTCCAAGCAAAGACCAAAAGTCCTGCCTTTACCCAGAATGCAGGCATGCACTTCACCCTCAAGGTTGTGCCCTGTCAAACAGGAAATCCAAAGGCTTTTCTTGCAGGACACACTTGTAAACTCAGGAGCATACCCAATTCCCAAGAAGTGATTGCCATGACCGCCTGGGAACCTGTACAGAACAGAAGTCTCTCCGGAGTGttgtagaccagtgttccccaactccagtcctcagggaccgccaacaggtcatgttttcaggatttcctcagtattgcacaggtgatgtaattattgtcggcgcctcagacattgccacaggtgttcttactatggaatattctgaaaacatgacctgttggtggtccctgaggactggagttggggaacactgttgtaGACAATGGCAGATTAATGTAGAGCCGGTCAAATCCCCGAATCCAACACTCCTAGCAATGTGATACTTGGCATCTCATCTTATGGTTACTTTGTGTTCTAATCCCTGCATATTCTTCCTGCCTAGATTACGTCAATGTTTATTCTGATCGGTTTCCACCTACCTCATTATACATTGGATCTCTTTTTAACGACGGCTGATACTGTTCACACAATACTGTAAATACGGTTAATTTCCCACTAGAAATAAAGAGAATACATTTAATCACAATTAACAAAATTAGAAAAGAAAAGCTGAAAACTCGTTAATGGAGACCTGACATCTCATATTTCTATGGAGCAGAGCAACCTCCAAAATATAACCTCCCCATAATCCCATCCACAGTAAACCAACAACTGCCCATAGAGCTGCCCTGTATGTCGCTGGTCCGATCCACCTTCCTGCACTTTTGTATCGCTTCTGGAAAAGCTCGGCAGCTCCATTTTGCTTTTGATTAAGTCAATTACCAATAATCCTAAACTGTGCCTAAAATAATCCATAGAGTAACAGTAACCGGCACTGCCTTATACCGTAACTGCCTTATACCGTAACTGTACTACATACAATCAGGGAAAGGAGCCGGCACTTTTTATGCTGGGGGCAGGGAGCCCGGTGCAGCAGGCCCTTCAACACGAAAGTTCATCTTTGAGTCAAACttgtgagtatgtttttttctgaaatggaGCAGCACATGGGCCAAGTGGGCATTCCGCTCCTGGGTTCATGTCGCCCCGTAGTACAAGCAGCCAAACCTGCTGACAAGTTCCCTTCAACTTCTACCAGTTTTGTCCCAGTAAAAGAAAGACAGACCTACCCCTCTACAGCCAGTAGTAGAAACCAAATGAAGTTTAATAGGGGCTGTACAAACGGAGGACCCTTCTCTATTGATGGATGCTTCTCTGTGTACGTCGTGAAGACCACTAAAGcgcttgttttattttttaaacaaaggAATCTGCaattgaaaggaaaaaaaaacaataacataAAATATGTGAAACACTTCTTGTAGTAGCGCAGATTTAAGCACTGAAATACGTTTCCAGCTACTGAGTGTGTGCGGAATAATCACTTGGAGGAGTTGTGCCAAGTTAGAAAGTTATTCGAGTACTGAGACCCTACTGATCGAGCAGTGAGGGTCCCAAAAGTTCTCCACGTTAATGAAGCGCAGCTTGTGCATGTGTGTGTCACAGCTCCATTTATTCCAATGGGAGCATCAAAAACTGTAGCGTACAAGAGCTCAGTAATTTCCAATACTCCCATTGAAACGAACAGAGTGGTAGTAACATGCTCTACCTCCGCTCCGTTTATGCAGGGACCTTCAGTTCCCCAGTCTTGAGATCGATAGTGGTCCCAGCGGTTGGATCTCCACTGATCGCATAGCTATCCCCTATGCTGCagacaggggataactttataacttggtacaacccctaAAGCTGGTAACCGGGTTATTTAAAATGGCAGATGAAGCACTAGAAGCCTCTTCTAAAAGAAGGAACTTACTGCAGGACAGCCTGGGCCACGAACATGTCCACCTCGCTACGGTAGCCTCGAGTGGATGAATATTCTACTAACATATTTGCGCAGCCTTCCCCATCAGAGGAGTGCAGGAAGTGGTAACGGGATTCATAGTAGTTTTGCTCTGAAAAAGGAGGCGGTTTATTATCATTTACTCAAAATGCTCCGGGTATATAAACttattctcccctccccccacggTGCAGCCTACCTTTCCATAGTGTTACAGCCAGTAACTGATGTAACTTTGGGTGACCTAATTTTCCTGATCCTCCAGTCGACCACTTAAGAGCTCGGGATACAAAAGCCACTCGCTCAGGAGAGTTTGGATCCATCAAACTGAACAATTTGGCCAAGTTTTCTACAGAAATAGAAGTTATACAGTTAATATTTTACTGCAAATGAGAAacccaaaaagggaaaataagTCAATACCCAAAACGTGTGCATATAATATAAAACTTAGATTTATTTTAAGACAGGCCAGATGGGCATAATCTCCATATCTTGTAGTCGTAACGGCCTACAGCTGCATGCACAATCCTTCCTAGCTGAAGTCTCACACTCCCAGCATTCCCTGGACAGAGCCGACTGTAAGTATTTACACCAATCACTGTATGGCAATCTGATGTAGGAAAAGCCATCCCCACTACATTATAGCAACTTAGCCAAGTAGTTAGGGCTGTGCCTGACAACTGTGTCAACTGACAACCAGCAGAATATAATAACCCACTGAAGATTACTACTAAACCTGTAAATACACCATCCTACCGAAAGTAATTAATtacacacctgagcaagaatcaaaagtagtagttatttccatatgctaatacttaatggggctcctttggccctaatgacatatgAATACTCTCCGTGGCAAACTTTATACTAAagcctgatacacttcagctgatatttccctccattcatcctgtaaatgcCTGGCACGTTCTCTCATAAAAGCTGCATCAGGCTCTCTCTCATAGTGCAAGGAGCTTCGTCAATGGACAGTTCAACAATGGAAGAGTATTCTATGGAGTAGCATGATTTATTTCTCCATTTTCAATTCAGATGAAGGTACCCGAgtgtggaggagcctgaggaATGCCTTTTGAGTATGTTgtaccaacagttaagtacgacagaggttctgttatggtctggggatgttttacgtggcatggtctcggtctgctGATTGTAGTGACAAGAATCATGAACATACTCAAccttgaacatctttgggacagaCACTcgtcagatgtttgcaggatgaataaagggaaataccagctgagctGTATTAGACATTAACAAAAACTACGTCATGGAGTATCCAACATCATTacagccaaaggagccccactaagtagtaacatatggaGATAAATACTATTgttgatttttgctcaggtgCCCAATTACTTTTTGTAGGATAGCATATACATATCAACAAATAGAATTAAAAATGgtatatggcgtcattaataggttgtaagcctatATGGTGCATCACACATATCATTCGGTCTGGCACCCTATATGTATGCCTTTTCTGTGAAtactaagcagcccctcccctcaATATGTGGTAGGTATGCGAGCGGTTGTTTACACCCATGCAGTGCTCCTCTGTATAGCAGGTTGTCTATATGCTGAGGAATGTGGTGTTTATACCTGCCCTTGCATTCTGTATCAGGATACCAATAAGTATGGCTGtcttctttgctttttttttttagtaatttaaaAGAGGCCAGATCACGGGTGCAATTGAAAATGTAGTCAGATTGTGACCATGAATATTACCATAGGTGGTCACTGACAATATACCCACACGCTATGTGCTTGGCGCACAAGAACAGCTAACATCTTACCTGAACAACCTATCCTACTTAGTGTCTAGCAAACAACACAACCTGTTTAGGAGCTCTGCCCTCCCACAGAACCTTATGTGTCTGAAGCCCAATCCCTATGGAAGTGAAGAAAACAATCTTCAAGAATACCTAAGATTGCGCCATCTGCTCCAATGCATTGTGCAAGCCCTTGAAGGAATCTATGTCCACAACAGAGTACAGTGAGATGTGGATGTGAAGCCCTGGAATAGTCGGACCTCGTGTGTCAGCTGAAAGTTATTTTTACAAGACATGCGCACTGACCTAGTAATTCTTCAGTCACTTTAGCTTCCGACTTCTCTAGTGACTCCAGGACAAGCATGGACAGATCCGCCGCGCTGTTTTGCTTCAAGGGAAATAAAAGACAAAAGTGACAACTGTGTTTCTCTCAGACTTGGGCTAAAACATCTGCGACTCTCAATCTGTATCTGCTGCATGTAATATAATTCAATCCCAAGATTCGATGGTTAACGTGAATAGGGGCGCGTTTAAGCGTCatcgatttgctgcagattttgtctgcAGCACATCACTCCTTCGATTCGGATtcaattgaaagtgtgaaatctgctgcaccAAAATCCAAGCAAATTAATGATGTGTGAGTGCGCCCAAACTGTAGAAACCTTCTGCAACTCAATGCATTACACCAGCTCAGAGCACCGGCCGTTCACCGCGTGTGTGTAGTCCTGACTAGGGACGTGCGAATCAGTGAAcgctaaggccacctgcacacggggcaaattgaattgcggatcccaAGGTCGTCACCGGTGTGGGCGATCCACTGCTCAATTTGCCTGTAGATGTGCGTGGAGATTCCTttactccacacacacacacatacatacatacggacACAGTGTgcctttaaaaaaagtaaaaatttaaaaaaaataaaaaatataattcacagcatgctctattgtagcCCGGACTCtgggtggatggcttccattgaagtcaatggaagccgtccgatctgtgggCCTTCTGTAATTGACGCTAGGCGATAGCGCGGCAcaacaaaacatttaaaaaaaaaaaaaggatg
This window encodes:
- the GET4 gene encoding Golgi to ER traffic protein 4 homolog encodes the protein MMAAAMAEQEGSKGSARNRGGVQRVEGKLRASVEKGDYYEAHQMYRTLFFRYMSQNKHAEARELMYSGALLFFSHGQQNSAADLSMLVLESLEKSEAKVTEELLENLAKLFSLMDPNSPERVAFVSRALKWSTGGSGKLGHPKLHQLLAVTLWKEQNYYESRYHFLHSSDGEGCANMLVEYSSTRGYRSEVDMFVAQAVLQFLCLKNKTSALVVFTTYTEKHPSIEKGPPFVQPLLNFIWFLLLAVEGGKLTVFTVLCEQYQPSLKRDPMYNEYLDRIGQIFFGVPPKQSSSYGGLLGNLLNSLMGAGDEDEDVEDGQDDSSPIELD